The sequence below is a genomic window from Sphingobacterium sp. ML3W.
GTTTTTCAAAATTCTCATTGCATTTTTTCAATTAATAGCGTTTAAAACTGAAAGTCTCATTAAACTTATCGACCATCCTTTTATCAAAACGCTTGATGGGTTCCATTGCCCACATGGCTACTACAAATGGAAAGGTCAGTGTCGTCCAGCCAGCATGTACTAAGAAATGATCAAAATAAGTTGCTATAAAAACTGCTACAAGTACATACAACCCATCTCGAACACGAGGTCCGCTTAATGCGATTCCGCAAAGCAGTGCATTGAAACTAAATGTCCCATTATTGACCATAGCCCTCGATTCATGCCCATGATTTGATAAGTAGACACTGATTACCACAGCAGCAACACTATATAGAGCTGCCATGGGGTTACTCATAAACACCCCCAGAAAAAAGATCAGTCCTGCAATGACACTCCCTTGGAAAATAACTTGACCAAATGCGTGTCCCTCAATGAGGAAATCATCTATTTCTTTAATATCCACAAAGTGATGCGGAACAGTATTCATGGATAATTGAGGAATACTCAGTAGGTACAAGGCGATCCAGGTCACCATGACAAAAGGGAAAGTAAAGGCTGGTAAATTTTTCTTGAGGGCAAAACCCATCATTAAAGTACTCAAGACTGAGCCGAGGACCAGTGTGGTCCAGATCCAAATATTTGTTTCAAAATAGAAGACCAAAGCGATTCCAAACAAGGTTGCGTTGAAACCGAATAAACCATTTTCAATATCCTCTTCCTCATACTTCATGATTTTCGCTGTCACAAATCCCACAAGATTTGCGATTATGCCAGCGACTCCCATTTCGATCGAGTCATATAAAATGGCGCCTATAAATAATATTCCTGTCCAAGCATTACCTTGCAACATGATCTGTCCGAATCCTCTTAAAAAAGCTCTTATAAAAGCTAAAATTTTGTATCTCATTTTGAGATGATTTACTTTTTAAGACTATCAAATATAGTCTCAAAAAAATGATTAAATAAGGAGTTCAGCATCCCATAATTCTTGCTGAACTTCCTGAAAAATATCGAATAACTGTTCAGCGCCATTACCCAAAACCCGAATCATAAAACCCGTTTGTTGTAATGCACTGATACCAAACTGTATATCTGCAATCGATTCATATTGCTCATGAAATTTCTCAATCCACTCCTGCACAGGTTTCCCCGCACTATTGATATAGAAAAATGTTCCTTGATGCGTAAAACCTTCCAATAAACCAATATCTTGTATCGGCATCTTGTCTGGCTGCAACAACACATTATCTTTCAATACCAAACGGCCATCAATATAGCATTGGGTCAAGTTTTGGAAATGGTGATATTCAAAAACTTCTCCAGACAACTTACGCCCACATGTCACGATATCACTCAAAATAACATGACAATTCTTTTGCATATGAATAATGTTATGGCTTAAAAAATGAGAGGAATTTTGAGGAACAATTGGATGAGGAACAAAAGAGAAGACAGCGCCTTCACCCAGATTCACTTCCATTTTTTGCACCGATTTTCCTTTCATATGAAAAAGACGCTGATAAGCCTGCGTTTTTAATTGCAACTTTGCGCCAGGATCAACTGCTATCTGGATGCGATGGTCATCACCATCCAACAATCCTGGCGATGAACTCATGATCATTAAGTATGCTGCCTTATCCCTACGATATTGACCTACAGGTACAATTCTAAAAGGCTGGGTCACATACGCATCTTTAAGATAAGATTTACCTTCACGATGCGCCACATTAATATCTAATGAACAAATCATATTAGCGCAATAAATTAGGTTCTTCTACATCTTGCAACAGTGCATATTTTTTGATCCATCCAATGATTTCATCCACTCCTTCACCTGTTTTCAAATTGGAGAATAAGAAAGGTAAACCTTTTCTCATTTTCCGGCTATCATGCTCCATCACTTCCAAACTAGCACCAACATAAGGTGCCAAATCCATTTTATTGATTAATAAGAGATCCGATCTTGTGATTGCCGGTCCACCTTTACGAGGCATTTTCTCTCCCTCCGCCACATCAATCACAAAAATGGTGATATCAGCTAAATCTGGGCTATATGTTGACGTTAAATTATCACCACCACTTTCAATCAAAATCAGTTCAAGATTAGGAAAGCGCTCTGCCAACTCTTCAACAGCTTCCAAATTCATACTAGCATCTTCTCGAATAGCCGTATGCGGACAGCCACCTGTTTCTACACCAATGATACGTTCAGGAGGCAATAAGCTATTTTTAGCCATATACTCAGCATCCTCTTTCGTATAAATATCATTGGTGATAACAGCCAAATCCAATTCATGGATCAAGCGTCTGCTCAGGCACTCCAATAGGGCAGTTTTTCCTGATCCAACCGGACCACCTACGCCTATTTTAACATATTTTCTATTTTCCATTTGTTCCAATTATTAAGAAATATAAACTCTCGAATATAATCGCTCATGTTGCATACAGCGAATATCAAATCCAATATTACAAAGACCTATAAGATCACGATCCACTTCCAGGGTTTCATTGCACAAAGTTATCAGGTCATCGTGTAGATAAAACAAGATATCTTGACCATCCAATTGTCCTAAGGGTACCAATTTCACTGCATTGGTTACCATCGTAATGGCAGCATTATAATAATAGCCATGCAATGCCTCTCGTATTGGAATTTCCAAAAGTGCTGCCAACATACCGTATACCAAGCAATAATGGCTATCTACTTTCTTATCCTTAATCAGTTCTCCCCATCTTTTGAAAATCGGTTGATTTTGATATCTAGAAAAAATTTTATAAAGTCTCACCCCCAATTTTTTACTGGCCTCTCGAATTTCCTTCGGACTTTTCAGAGCCGAGCACTCTTCATCCAAAGAACAGAGCAGGTCCATGTCGCCATTACAGGTCGCATCATAAGCCAATCGCATTAAAGCAGCATCGTTGTACTTCAAATTGTACCACAGATTGTGTCTGACGTAAGACTCTGCTGTTACTTTATTGTGAACAATCTCCTTTTGAACGTAAGTTTCCAAACCATTTGAGTGGGTAAATCCACCAATAGGTAAAGTAGGGTCAGATAAATGAAGAAGCTTACCAAGAAATTTATTTTCCATATATTTTATACTTTAATAAACAAAGGGATATGCTTTGTTGAAAATTTTAGTTGCCGATGATGATTAGCATCCACATTGGCGTTGAACCGATAGAGGAGCTTGCGCTGCATCAGCGTATAAGTCAGATTTTGTTTATCCAGCCAAGCCTGCATCGTCCGTTCATAAGGGATCAACAATTCGTTACCTGCTGTAAATAAGGGCAAGTGCTTGTTCCCAATTTCGTAACTGACAAAAGCTATTTTCAAATAATCAACCGTTCCTATACAGATAGTCTCACAAGGGCGAATGGCTACGATCACTACTTTTTCAGCATCCTCATACAAGATATCCCCATCATGTAACTGACTCGTATTGCCAATCAATTTGACCGCTATTTCCATCCCCTCTTGGGTCAGGAGACGCTGGATACGCTTATCCGCCTGATACCACTCTATCCAGAGCAGATCCTGTCTTTTCAGCGTAGATTCCCTACTTAAGTTCCTCGTGATTTCTGTGATGATGATCATGTATGCTTTTAAAAATAATTTTATATAGATTCCAATTCGTACTGCTGCATTAATTAGTCCAGCTTACCTGTATGTGCAAATGGTATCCTTTTTATCAAATATGGCACGTATATCCCCGTGCCATAATAGCATTTTGCCTAAAACAAGAAGTATAGTTGGCCCAATGCCACCGTGTCGATAGGTTCACATTTTATAATTTCACCATCCACACTTACCTCATAATTTTCTGGGTTAACCTTAATATCAGGTGTTGCGTCATTATGTATCATATCTTTTTTGGAGATATTTCTACAATTCTCAACAGGCAACAACGTTTTCTCCAAGCCATACTCCTCTTTGATTCCTTTTTCAATTGAAATTTGAGATACAAAGTTGAAACATGTTGAGGTCAACGCTTTACCATAACCGCCATACATTGTTCGCAAAACAATCGGTTGCGGAGTAGGTATAGATGCATTTGCATCGCCCATTTTTGAAGCGATAATCATTCCTCCTTTAATAATCATTTCTGGTTTAGCACCAAATAAAGCTGGGCGCCAGATGACCATATCCGCTATTTTACCAGGTTCGATTGAACCTACATATTTAGAGATACCGTGTGCTATAGCCGGGTTTATTGTATACTTAGCGATATATCGTCTCGCTCTGAAATTATCATTATTATTTTCGATGTCCTCAGGAAGCGGGCCGGTCTGTTTTTTCATTTTATCAGCCGTTTGCCAAGTTCTCATGATCACCTCTCCTACACGACCCATAGCCTGCGAGTCTGAGCTCATAATACTAAAAACACCTCGATCTTGTAAAACATCCTCTGCAGCAATCGTTTCCGGACGAATGCGTGAATCGGCAAAAGCCACATCTTCAGGAATATCCTTACTTAAATGATGACATACCATCAACATGTCCAAGTGTTCGTCAATTGTGTTTTTAGTGAAAGGACGAGTCGGATTAGTCGATGCCGGCAATACATTTGGATACATAGCCGATTTAATTATATCAGGAGCATGACCACCTCCAGCACCTTCTGTATGGAAAGTGTGGATGACACGACCATTGATCGCATTCATTGTATCTTCCAAGAAACCAGATTCATTCAAGGTATCGGTATGAATAGCTACCTGCACATCATATTTATCGGCAACAGAAAGGGCACGATCGATCGTTGCAGGAGTAGCTCCCCAATCTTCGTGAATTTTCACTCCCAATGCACCAGCTTCGATCTGCTCAATAATCGGTTGTTCCGTACCTACGTTTCCTTTACCGAAAAACCCAAAATTCATAGGTAATGCTTCTACTGCCTGCATCATCTTACGTAGATTCCATTTTCCTGGCGTTACCGTTGTGGCATTACTACCATCCGCAGGACCTGTTCCTCCACCTATCATGGTGGTTATACCACTATACAAAGCAGTCTCCGTTTGTGTCGGGCTGATGTAGTGAATATGCGTATCAATACCTCCAGGCGTAACTATGAATCCAGAACCACCATGTACCTCTGTTGAAGCACCGATAATCATATTTGGCGTGATGTTATCCATCGTATCCGGATTACCAGCACGCCCGATACCGACTATTTTACCATCCTTGATTCCAATGTCTCCTTTTACAATACCCCAATGATCAATGATAATTGCATCCGTAATAACCAAATCCAAAGTACCTTCATCACGGGTATGCACAGATGATTGGCACATACCATCACGGATTGTTTTACCTCCGCCGAATTTAGCCTCATCCCCATAGTAAGAATAATCTTTCTCTACTTCTATTATGATTTCGGTATCACCCAAGCGCACTTTATCGCCTCCTGTTGGGCCAAATATTGCTGCATAATTTAATCTACTAACTTTTAAGCTCATGATTTTTTGTTTTTAAAGCCTTTTGCATCCGCTTTTTTCAAAGCGTTCATTTTTGCCACCTCTGTTTCAGTATCGCCATTGACTAAATCATTATGGCCATACACTCTTCTTGCCCCAGCATACGGAACTAATTGTACTACTTTAGATTCCCCTGGTTCAAAACGAACCGCTGTACTTGCTATAATATTCAATCGTTTTCCAAAAGCTAAACCACGATCGAATTCCATCATTTTATTGACTTCAAAAAAATGATAATGAGAACCCACTTGAATTGGTCGGTCTCCCGTATTGACGACTGTCAATGTTGTTACTTCTCTACCCTCATTGCAGATGATATCGCCATCTTGAATGAAATATTCTCCAGGTATCATAATTAAATATTTTTTAAATTAACGAATAGGATTATGTACGGTCACTAACTTGGTTCCATCAGGAAAAGTAGCTTCGATCTGTACATCATGAATC
It includes:
- a CDS encoding urea transporter codes for the protein MRYKILAFIRAFLRGFGQIMLQGNAWTGILFIGAILYDSIEMGVAGIIANLVGFVTAKIMKYEEEDIENGLFGFNATLFGIALVFYFETNIWIWTTLVLGSVLSTLMMGFALKKNLPAFTFPFVMVTWIALYLLSIPQLSMNTVPHHFVDIKEIDDFLIEGHAFGQVIFQGSVIAGLIFFLGVFMSNPMAALYSVAAVVISVYLSNHGHESRAMVNNGTFSFNALLCGIALSGPRVRDGLYVLVAVFIATYFDHFLVHAGWTTLTFPFVVAMWAMEPIKRFDKRMVDKFNETFSFKRY
- the ureG gene encoding urease accessory protein UreG, coding for MENRKYVKIGVGGPVGSGKTALLECLSRRLIHELDLAVITNDIYTKEDAEYMAKNSLLPPERIIGVETGGCPHTAIREDASMNLEAVEELAERFPNLELILIESGGDNLTSTYSPDLADITIFVIDVAEGEKMPRKGGPAITRSDLLLINKMDLAPYVGASLEVMEHDSRKMRKGLPFLFSNLKTGEGVDEIIGWIKKYALLQDVEEPNLLR
- a CDS encoding urease accessory protein UreF, giving the protein MENKFLGKLLHLSDPTLPIGGFTHSNGLETYVQKEIVHNKVTAESYVRHNLWYNLKYNDAALMRLAYDATCNGDMDLLCSLDEECSALKSPKEIREASKKLGVRLYKIFSRYQNQPIFKRWGELIKDKKVDSHYCLVYGMLAALLEIPIREALHGYYYNAAITMVTNAVKLVPLGQLDGQDILFYLHDDLITLCNETLEVDRDLIGLCNIGFDIRCMQHERLYSRVYIS
- a CDS encoding urease accessory protein UreD, with product MICSLDINVAHREGKSYLKDAYVTQPFRIVPVGQYRRDKAAYLMIMSSSPGLLDGDDHRIQIAVDPGAKLQLKTQAYQRLFHMKGKSVQKMEVNLGEGAVFSFVPHPIVPQNSSHFLSHNIIHMQKNCHVILSDIVTCGRKLSGEVFEYHHFQNLTQCYIDGRLVLKDNVLLQPDKMPIQDIGLLEGFTHQGTFFYINSAGKPVQEWIEKFHEQYESIADIQFGISALQQTGFMIRVLGNGAEQLFDIFQEVQQELWDAELLI
- the ureC gene encoding urease subunit alpha, with protein sequence MSLKVSRLNYAAIFGPTGGDKVRLGDTEIIIEVEKDYSYYGDEAKFGGGKTIRDGMCQSSVHTRDEGTLDLVITDAIIIDHWGIVKGDIGIKDGKIVGIGRAGNPDTMDNITPNMIIGASTEVHGGSGFIVTPGGIDTHIHYISPTQTETALYSGITTMIGGGTGPADGSNATTVTPGKWNLRKMMQAVEALPMNFGFFGKGNVGTEQPIIEQIEAGALGVKIHEDWGATPATIDRALSVADKYDVQVAIHTDTLNESGFLEDTMNAINGRVIHTFHTEGAGGGHAPDIIKSAMYPNVLPASTNPTRPFTKNTIDEHLDMLMVCHHLSKDIPEDVAFADSRIRPETIAAEDVLQDRGVFSIMSSDSQAMGRVGEVIMRTWQTADKMKKQTGPLPEDIENNNDNFRARRYIAKYTINPAIAHGISKYVGSIEPGKIADMVIWRPALFGAKPEMIIKGGMIIASKMGDANASIPTPQPIVLRTMYGGYGKALTSTCFNFVSQISIEKGIKEEYGLEKTLLPVENCRNISKKDMIHNDATPDIKVNPENYEVSVDGEIIKCEPIDTVALGQLYFLF